One segment of Sesamum indicum cultivar Zhongzhi No. 13 linkage group LG4, S_indicum_v1.0, whole genome shotgun sequence DNA contains the following:
- the LOC105160135 gene encoding uncharacterized protein LOC105160135: MMKALVTNTQQFQQQTQTSIQQFQQQTQTSIQQFQQQTQMSIQNLESQISQLASSVGKLESQGKLPSQSVINSRQNASAIVLRSGKELQENVNEDDTKRGHAKKEEEEKEIFETFRKVEVNIPLLDAIKQIPRYAKFFKELCTSKGKLKENEWSAMCDLGASINVISLTIFESLNVGPLKETGVVIQLVDRSVVYPEGVLEDVLVQVNELVFPADFYVLDMREDNSPNSTSILLGRPFLKTARTKIDVHSGSLTMEFDGEIIRFNIYESMRYPTDLPTAFLVDIFDHLMQDSTIINGEDHVKYTLEESLMLEKAKILEETMIIDPLVQEKAKFDGYKDFSSCSRTYKNKAFHNKISSRKNSLMNLKIFLDPHHLWVNDDEEEENLKCQTYSS; this comes from the exons ATGATGAAAGCACTAGTAACCAATACACAGCAGTTCCAGCAACAGACCCAGACGAGCATTCAACAATTTCAGCAACAGACTCAGACGAGCATTCAACAGTTCCAACAACAGACCCAGATGAGCATTCAAAACCTAGAATCTCAAATCAGTCAACTGGCGTCGTCTGTTGGTAAGCTAGAGTCTCAAGGTAAGCTACCTTCTCAATCTGTCATTAACTCTAGACAAAATGCTAGTGCTATTGTGCTTCGTAGTGGAAAAGAATTGCAGGAAAATGTGAACGAAGATGACACTAAACGTGGGCACG CAaagaaggaagaggaggaaaaagagaTTTTTGAGACGTTCCGCAAAGTGGAGGTAAACATCCCTTTACTCGATGCCATCAAGCAAATACCCCGCTACGcgaaatttttcaaagaacTGTGCACTAGTAAGGGTAAACTCAAGGAAAATGAATGG AGTGCTATGTGTGACCTTGGAGCGTCTATAAATGTTATATCCCTCACCATTTTTGAGTCCTTAAATGTTGGTCCCTTAAAGGAAACAGGGGTAGTCATCCAACTTGTAGATCGCTCTGTAGTCTATCCGGAAGGAGTCTTGGAAGATGTTCTCGTACAGGTAAATGAATTGGTTTTTCCCGCCGATTTTTACGTGCTGGACATGAGGGAGGACAACTCCCCCAATTCCACGTCAATCCTGCTAGGAAGACCATTCCTCAAGACAGCTCGAACAAAAATCGATGTGCACAGTGGAAGTCTCACCATGGAATTCGATGGGGAAATCATAAGATTCAACATCTATGAATCCATGAGGTATCCGACTGATTTACCTACCGCTTTTCTTGTAGATATTTTTGACCATCTCATGCAGGATTCCACAATAATTAACGGCGAGGACCATGTGAAGTACACATTGGAAGAAAGCCTCATGTTagagaaagcaaaaattttgGAAGAAACCATGATCATAGATCCGTTGGTGCAAGAAAAAGCTAAATTCGATGGTTATAAAGACTTCAGCTCTTGTTCGAGAACTTATAAGAACAAAGCATTTCACAACAAAATAAGTTCGAGGAAGAATTCTCTCATGAACCTCAAAATTTTCCTTGATCCACACCATCTTTGGGTGAACGACgacgaagaagaagagaatttaAAGTGCCAAACTTATTCAAGTTGA